In the Paludisphaera rhizosphaerae genome, one interval contains:
- a CDS encoding DUF4912 domain-containing protein gives MRIALIGWDLDRAAVSAIARPGVDLVALTRWFPDEAEREAHPGWLEVRCPHEIGGDEPTSFGVGVVRAASNAGLSYDFDVIHALDPKARPAAGELATRGGGRAVVIASDRAEGEEAENPGFGPLSAPDAWFCDHPWGAERLRTRIGPNAGRIVTVLSQEGLAHWLDREGPRDAPEEGSCAVFVMSHDARRCSRTILDGVKSAREKSPGLVAAVFGADPRWDRLRRRLKGEGLLSTEWGGTRLPAIGRWNAAVSEAAVVGVGSTNAIDDPVARAACLLGAPVIRVAGRTPESLARDILDALFDRDRREEDVRLASAVEARSSDPEGVALQWLRSYMRLIDARRNGPEAGDGRIRRAGTGSTPIAFPELRSRLALTPISSREAEASWTVRPDDWRSALEWLGPEAPRAVLTIRLFDVTDTAFDGLNAHNTSDVDVSLSETHRTIALPFDGRSIAACLGVRSRWGYFHPLTHARICHLPREGHAPAIHPRRLRVAPRRPVV, from the coding sequence ATGCGGATCGCCCTGATCGGGTGGGACCTCGACCGCGCGGCGGTCTCCGCGATCGCCCGGCCGGGGGTCGACCTCGTCGCCCTGACCCGATGGTTCCCAGACGAGGCCGAGCGCGAGGCGCATCCCGGCTGGCTGGAAGTGCGCTGCCCCCATGAGATCGGCGGCGACGAGCCGACCTCGTTCGGCGTCGGCGTGGTTCGGGCGGCGAGCAACGCGGGCCTGAGCTACGACTTCGACGTGATCCACGCCCTGGACCCGAAGGCCAGGCCGGCGGCCGGCGAACTGGCCACGCGCGGCGGCGGCCGAGCGGTCGTCATCGCCTCGGACCGGGCCGAGGGCGAGGAGGCGGAGAACCCTGGATTCGGACCGCTGTCGGCGCCCGACGCCTGGTTCTGCGATCACCCCTGGGGGGCCGAACGGCTCCGGACGCGAATCGGCCCGAACGCAGGCCGCATCGTCACGGTTCTCTCCCAGGAGGGCCTTGCACATTGGCTCGACCGTGAAGGTCCGCGAGACGCTCCCGAGGAAGGCTCTTGCGCCGTCTTCGTCATGTCTCACGACGCGCGGCGCTGCTCTCGAACGATCCTGGATGGAGTGAAGTCGGCGCGGGAGAAGTCCCCCGGGCTCGTGGCAGCGGTTTTCGGTGCGGATCCGCGCTGGGATCGACTGCGGCGTCGGCTCAAGGGCGAGGGACTCCTCTCGACGGAATGGGGAGGAACTCGACTGCCGGCGATCGGACGTTGGAACGCGGCCGTCTCGGAGGCGGCCGTCGTCGGCGTCGGCTCCACGAACGCGATCGACGACCCCGTCGCTCGGGCGGCGTGCCTTTTGGGCGCGCCTGTAATTCGCGTCGCGGGACGGACCCCCGAATCCCTGGCCCGCGACATTCTCGACGCCCTCTTCGATAGGGACCGTCGCGAGGAGGACGTCCGACTCGCATCGGCCGTGGAGGCTCGCTCGAGCGATCCCGAGGGCGTCGCCCTGCAATGGCTCCGGTCGTACATGCGGCTGATCGACGCCCGGCGGAACGGGCCCGAAGCCGGCGACGGCCGGATTCGGCGGGCTGGGACAGGTTCAACGCCGATCGCGTTTCCGGAACTTCGATCCCGGTTGGCCCTGACTCCGATTTCCAGCCGTGAGGCGGAAGCCTCCTGGACGGTTCGCCCCGACGACTGGCGGTCGGCGCTGGAGTGGCTGGGACCGGAGGCGCCGCGAGCCGTATTGACGATTCGGCTCTTCGACGTGACCGACACGGCCTTCGACGGGCTGAACGCCCACAACACGTCGGACGTGGACGTGAGCCTGTCCGAAACGCATCGCACGATCGCATTGCCGTTCGACGGAAGGTCGATCGCAGCCTGTCTGGGCGTACGGTCGCGATGGGGCTACTTCCATCCGCTGACCCACGCCCGGATCTGCCATCTCCCGCGCGAGGGGCATGCCCCCGCAATCCATCCGCGGCGGCTCAGGGTCGCCCCCAGACGTCCCGTCGTC
- a CDS encoding SurA N-terminal domain-containing protein, with translation MPFEVFRRHQRKMLAILAILAMFTFVLADSLPRMLSSSYGNRGDVEVAKVFGKTVRLSDLHAMASQRNRANLLMGSVSQRFDRDGFFGGLKQRDLIDAVILEKEADRLGMPADSAAGKEFLQANSMLPLNRENFEILYSRFSNEVSREQLLADLANQARIQQVRGLIGGRPMITPYDVYQAYRNQGERVADKIVEIPVENFLAKVEEPSSTEVQTLFDKYKDVLPTPGSPTPGFKVPRKVQVEFVSIDAEGKARALRDKLPEAELQTFYENHKNEYKIPSDFPDDLFADAPELTPPVIQPFAQVKALLAERLADEKAQEQVGNVFGEIRDKELIPFADDYLTMLDEKAADPNASVKAPVDVDLKAIAAKDGLAYEISPLLSREQAERYGMIANAQVGSVRLSGGRRFVDEFFDPKVGLYEPVELIDLIGNRYLARKMKDEAPRVPSLDEVRADVVRAWKLAKARPLAEKAAQDIASKLKAEKKGKIEADQVDGYTVASVPPITSMQSGFADNPFGYAPPTETPIPGISYPGEALRNAYFSVQEGEPLVASNQPGTMYYVVALDRREPVDFNNLYGPVGEEMSYKALTRIQTSIRQNQDWMDRLRREAGLPADWTPPDEASKDEEAHG, from the coding sequence ATGCCTTTCGAGGTCTTCCGTCGCCACCAGCGCAAGATGCTGGCCATTCTCGCCATCCTGGCGATGTTCACCTTCGTCCTCGCCGACAGCCTGCCCCGTATGCTCAGTTCGAGCTACGGCAACCGGGGCGACGTCGAGGTCGCCAAGGTGTTCGGGAAAACCGTTCGGCTCAGCGACCTGCACGCCATGGCCAGCCAGCGCAACCGCGCCAATCTCCTGATGGGCTCGGTGAGTCAGCGATTCGACCGTGACGGGTTCTTCGGCGGCCTCAAGCAGCGCGACCTGATCGATGCTGTGATCCTCGAGAAGGAAGCCGACCGCCTGGGAATGCCCGCCGATTCCGCCGCCGGCAAGGAATTCCTCCAGGCCAACTCCATGCTGCCGCTGAACCGGGAGAACTTCGAGATCCTCTACAGCCGGTTCAGCAACGAGGTCAGCCGCGAACAGCTTCTGGCCGATCTCGCCAACCAGGCCCGAATCCAGCAGGTCCGCGGGTTGATCGGCGGTCGGCCGATGATCACGCCCTACGACGTCTACCAGGCCTATCGCAATCAGGGCGAGCGGGTCGCCGACAAGATCGTCGAGATTCCCGTCGAGAACTTCCTGGCCAAGGTTGAGGAACCGTCCTCGACCGAGGTCCAGACGCTCTTCGACAAGTACAAGGACGTTCTCCCGACCCCCGGCTCTCCGACGCCTGGCTTCAAGGTCCCCCGCAAGGTTCAGGTCGAGTTCGTCTCGATCGACGCCGAAGGCAAGGCTCGCGCCCTCCGCGACAAGCTCCCCGAGGCTGAGCTGCAGACCTTCTACGAGAACCACAAGAACGAGTACAAGATTCCCTCCGATTTCCCCGACGACCTCTTCGCCGATGCTCCTGAACTTACGCCGCCGGTGATCCAACCGTTCGCGCAGGTCAAGGCTCTGCTGGCCGAACGGCTCGCCGATGAGAAAGCCCAGGAGCAGGTCGGCAACGTCTTCGGCGAGATCCGCGACAAGGAACTGATCCCCTTCGCGGACGACTACTTGACGATGCTCGACGAAAAGGCCGCCGACCCGAACGCAAGCGTGAAGGCCCCCGTCGACGTCGACCTCAAGGCGATCGCCGCGAAGGACGGCCTGGCCTATGAGATCTCTCCGCTTCTTTCCCGAGAGCAGGCGGAACGCTACGGGATGATCGCCAACGCCCAGGTCGGATCCGTCCGGCTCAGCGGCGGCCGGCGGTTCGTCGATGAGTTCTTCGATCCCAAGGTCGGCCTCTATGAGCCCGTTGAACTGATCGACCTGATCGGCAACCGCTATCTCGCCCGCAAGATGAAGGACGAGGCCCCGCGCGTCCCGAGTCTGGACGAAGTCCGCGCCGATGTCGTCCGGGCCTGGAAACTGGCAAAGGCCCGCCCCCTGGCTGAAAAGGCCGCTCAGGATATCGCGTCCAAGCTGAAGGCGGAGAAGAAGGGGAAGATCGAGGCCGATCAGGTCGACGGCTACACCGTCGCCTCGGTTCCGCCGATCACCAGCATGCAGTCGGGCTTCGCCGACAACCCGTTCGGTTACGCCCCGCCGACCGAGACCCCCATCCCGGGGATCAGCTACCCCGGTGAGGCCCTCCGCAACGCGTACTTCAGCGTCCAGGAAGGCGAGCCGCTCGTCGCGTCCAACCAGCCTGGGACGATGTATTACGTCGTCGCCCTGGACCGTCGCGAGCCCGTCGACTTCAACAACCTGTACGGCCCGGTCGGCGAGGAGATGAGCTACAAGGCTCTCACCCGAATCCAGACCTCGATCCGCCAGAACCAGGACTGGATGGATCGCCTCCGTCGCGAAGCCGGCCTCCCCGCCGACTGGACGCCTCCCGATGAGGCGAGCAAGGACGAAGAAGCCCACGGTTGA